From Bos mutus isolate GX-2022 chromosome 5, NWIPB_WYAK_1.1, whole genome shotgun sequence, one genomic window encodes:
- the CLEC1B gene encoding C-type lectin domain family 1 member B isoform X2, translating into MQDEDGYVTLNIKTQKPALTSVEPASSPLWRVMALTLLVLCVGMVVGLVALGLMSVMQQNYLQAENENLSGTMKLLVKKVCQDLIQLSGQKQSHKCNPCDTHWRYYGDSCYGFFRHNLTWEESKKYCIDVNATLVKISSKSILKSSDVWRWEDGSVLSKTMLKLSGTGTENMNCAYFHNGKIHPTFCENRHYLMCERKAGVVKVEHLL; encoded by the exons ATGCAGGATGAAGATGGATATGTCACCTTAAATATTAAAACTCAAAAACCAGCTCTGACTTCAG TGGAACCTGCTTCCTCCCCTTTGTGGCGTGTGATGGCTTTGACTCTGCTGGTCTTATGCGTGGGGATGGTTGTTGGGCTGGTGGCTCTGGGGCTTATGT CTGTCATGCAGCAAAACTACCTACAAGCTGAGAATGAAAATCTCTCAGGAACTATGAAACTGTTAGTAAAGAAGGTCTGCCAAGATTTAATACAACTATCAGGACAAAAGCAAA GCCATAAGTGTAACCCATGTGACACACACTGGCGATACTATGGAGACAGTTGCTATGGATTCTTCAGGCACAACCTGACATGGGAAGAGAGTAAGAAGTACTGTATTGACGTAAATGCTACTCTTGTGAAGATCTCCAGCAAGAGCATCCTG AAATCCAGTGACGTCTGGAGATGGGAAGACGGCTCAGTTCTTTCCAAAACTAT GTTGAAGCTTTCTGGAACTggaacagaaaatatgaactgtGCTTATTTTCATAACGGAAAAATTCACCCTACCTTCTGTGAGAATAGACATTACTTAATGTGTGAAAGGAAAGCAGGCGTAGTAAAGGTGGAACATCTACTTTAA
- the CLEC1B gene encoding C-type lectin domain family 1 member B isoform X1, with protein sequence MQDEDGYVTLNIKTQKPALTSVEPASSPLWRVMALTLLVLCVGMVVGLVALGLMSVMQQNYLQAENENLSGTMKLLVKKVCQDLIQLSGQKQSHKCNPCDTHWRYYGDSCYGFFRHNLTWEESKKYCIDVNATLVKISSKSILQYFNSRTGLIRWIGLSRQKSSDVWRWEDGSVLSKTMLKLSGTGTENMNCAYFHNGKIHPTFCENRHYLMCERKAGVVKVEHLL encoded by the exons ATGCAGGATGAAGATGGATATGTCACCTTAAATATTAAAACTCAAAAACCAGCTCTGACTTCAG TGGAACCTGCTTCCTCCCCTTTGTGGCGTGTGATGGCTTTGACTCTGCTGGTCTTATGCGTGGGGATGGTTGTTGGGCTGGTGGCTCTGGGGCTTATGT CTGTCATGCAGCAAAACTACCTACAAGCTGAGAATGAAAATCTCTCAGGAACTATGAAACTGTTAGTAAAGAAGGTCTGCCAAGATTTAATACAACTATCAGGACAAAAGCAAA GCCATAAGTGTAACCCATGTGACACACACTGGCGATACTATGGAGACAGTTGCTATGGATTCTTCAGGCACAACCTGACATGGGAAGAGAGTAAGAAGTACTGTATTGACGTAAATGCTACTCTTGTGAAGATCTCCAGCAAGAGCATCCTG CAATATTTCAATAGCAGGACTGGATTAATTCGTTGGATTGGATTGTCCCGCCAGAAATCCAGTGACGTCTGGAGATGGGAAGACGGCTCAGTTCTTTCCAAAACTAT GTTGAAGCTTTCTGGAACTggaacagaaaatatgaactgtGCTTATTTTCATAACGGAAAAATTCACCCTACCTTCTGTGAGAATAGACATTACTTAATGTGTGAAAGGAAAGCAGGCGTAGTAAAGGTGGAACATCTACTTTAA